From a single Actinomyces viscosus genomic region:
- a CDS encoding class II 3-deoxy-7-phosphoheptulonate synthase, giving the protein MNELSAARTGAQAPAWRHLPALQQPAYPDEAALADVVTDLRRRPPLVFAGEVDSLRDLIAQASTGDAFVLMGGDCAESFTHNTADNIRLKVQTILQMAAVLTYGASTPVVKVGRMAGQYAKPRSSDTETRGEVTLPAFRGDSVNGHEFTPEARVPDPRRMLDAYLRSGTTLNLIRAFTMGGYADLREVHSWNRGFTANPAYKRFESFAEEIDRAMRFMEAAGVDFDALRQVDFYAAHEALLLEYEDAMIREDSRSGRLYDTSAHMLWVGERTREADGAHVAVLAGVHNPVGVKVGPTTSPDDVARLMDRLNPDGVPGRLSLITRMGASRIREALPPLVEAVSADGRPVTWITDPMHGNTITSDNGYKTRRFETILDEIRGFFEVHRSLGTVPGGIHVELTGDDVTEVLGGGEHIDEAGLAEHYETLVDPRLNHQQSLEVAFEIAEMLKG; this is encoded by the coding sequence ATGAACGAGCTCTCCGCCGCCCGCACGGGCGCCCAGGCCCCCGCCTGGCGCCACCTGCCCGCCCTGCAGCAGCCCGCCTACCCCGACGAGGCGGCGTTGGCCGATGTGGTGACGGACCTGCGCCGCCGGCCCCCGCTCGTCTTCGCCGGAGAGGTCGACTCCCTGCGCGACCTCATCGCCCAGGCCAGCACCGGGGACGCCTTCGTCCTCATGGGCGGGGACTGCGCCGAGTCCTTCACCCACAACACGGCCGACAACATCCGTCTCAAGGTCCAGACCATCCTGCAGATGGCCGCCGTCCTCACCTACGGCGCCTCCACCCCCGTGGTCAAGGTCGGCCGCATGGCCGGCCAGTACGCCAAGCCCCGCAGCTCGGACACCGAGACCCGCGGCGAGGTCACCCTGCCCGCCTTCCGCGGCGACTCCGTCAACGGCCACGAGTTCACCCCCGAAGCCCGCGTCCCCGACCCCAGGCGTATGCTGGACGCCTACCTGCGCTCGGGCACCACCCTCAACCTCATCCGTGCCTTCACCATGGGCGGCTACGCGGACCTGCGCGAGGTCCACTCCTGGAACCGCGGCTTCACCGCCAACCCCGCCTACAAGCGCTTCGAGTCCTTCGCCGAGGAGATCGACCGGGCGATGCGCTTCATGGAGGCCGCCGGCGTCGACTTCGACGCCCTGCGCCAGGTCGACTTCTACGCAGCCCACGAGGCCCTCCTCCTGGAGTACGAGGACGCCATGATCCGTGAGGACTCCCGCTCCGGGCGCCTCTACGACACCTCCGCCCACATGCTCTGGGTGGGGGAGCGCACCCGCGAGGCCGACGGCGCCCACGTGGCCGTCCTGGCCGGCGTCCACAACCCCGTGGGCGTCAAGGTCGGCCCCACCACGTCCCCCGATGACGTGGCCCGGCTCATGGACCGTCTCAACCCCGACGGCGTGCCCGGGCGCCTGTCCCTCATCACCCGCATGGGCGCCAGCCGCATCCGCGAGGCCCTCCCGCCGCTGGTCGAGGCGGTGAGCGCCGACGGCCGCCCCGTCACCTGGATCACCGACCCCATGCACGGCAACACCATCACCTCGGACAACGGTTACAAGACCCGCCGCTTCGAGACGATCCTCGACGAGATCCGCGGCTTCTTCGAGGTCCACCGCTCCCTGGGCACCGTACCGGGCGGCATCCACGTCGAGCTCACCGGCGACGACGTCACCGAGGTCCTCGGCGGAGGCGAGCACATCGACGAGGCCGGCCTGGCCGAGCACTACGAGACCCTCGTCGACCCGCGCCTCAACCACCAGCAGTCCCTCGAGGTCGCCTTCGAGATCGCCGAGATGCTCAAGGGCTGA
- the pknB gene encoding Stk1 family PASTA domain-containing Ser/Thr kinase has protein sequence MVTDPLIGRLVDSRYEIVDRLARGGMATVYRAHDRRLDRTVALKLMHAHLADSPDFVSRFRREARAAARLSNPGVVAVYDQGSLDGVAYLVMEYVEGPTLRDLIAAGPLSVKEALGLVAQLLRPLGAAHRAGLVHRDIKPENVLLPSDGSVAKVADFGLARAVTEVTQTTTGNVLGTVAYLAPELITSGDSTSRADVFSAGVVLYELLTGEQPFTADSPIQIAFRNVHEDVPLPSKLVPDMPADVDELVAIMTRREPQDRPADADEALALLRNVVDELTDSELSVRRGGGTGSIRTQEVMTANAQAARSAIDNEPQGEEDEDSDEGSSPHAGMRTVSLPIGSIGPDAKGRTRALSRKALAADSQKTTAVPTRQRGISGLNRRTAVIVGLLAVAGTGAGATWYLTAGPGRRVAVPDIIGMSQDEAQLALEKQGLNWGTPARAYSDTVPAGKVISCQPKVGQKVGLSHTVTVVISRGVETKTVPDVVGKTKDQAGSAIKAAGLTLGDVTEEYSASVASGKVISSDPKAGKVIEHSSKISIVVSKGKEPATIPDVTGKSEDEAKKTLEDAGLKKGKVSQDYSDSVAKGRVISSSPIAGASGYYKGDSVDLTVSKGPEQVTIPDVTGKSEDEAKKTLEDAGLKVEVNKRLGGPFGTVRSTSPAPGSSVKPDSKVTINIF, from the coding sequence GTGGTCACGGATCCCCTCATCGGTCGGCTGGTCGACTCTCGCTACGAGATCGTCGACCGCCTCGCGCGCGGCGGCATGGCCACCGTCTACCGCGCCCATGACCGTCGCCTGGACCGGACCGTGGCGCTCAAGCTCATGCACGCCCACCTGGCCGACTCCCCCGACTTCGTCTCGCGCTTCCGGCGCGAGGCGCGGGCGGCGGCCCGCCTGTCCAACCCGGGCGTGGTGGCCGTCTACGACCAGGGCAGCCTCGACGGAGTGGCCTACCTCGTCATGGAGTACGTCGAGGGTCCCACGCTGCGCGACCTCATCGCGGCGGGGCCGCTGTCGGTCAAGGAGGCCCTGGGGCTGGTGGCCCAGCTGCTGCGCCCGCTGGGCGCCGCCCACCGGGCCGGGCTGGTTCACCGCGACATCAAGCCGGAGAACGTCCTGCTGCCCTCGGACGGCTCGGTGGCCAAGGTGGCCGACTTCGGTCTGGCCCGGGCGGTCACGGAGGTCACGCAGACGACGACGGGCAACGTCCTGGGCACGGTCGCCTACCTGGCGCCCGAGCTCATCACCTCGGGGGACTCCACCTCCCGCGCCGACGTCTTCTCCGCCGGGGTGGTCCTCTACGAGCTCCTCACCGGGGAGCAGCCCTTCACCGCGGACTCCCCCATCCAGATCGCCTTCCGCAACGTCCACGAGGACGTTCCCCTGCCCTCCAAGCTCGTTCCCGACATGCCGGCCGACGTCGACGAGCTCGTGGCGATCATGACGCGCCGCGAGCCGCAGGACCGTCCCGCCGATGCTGATGAGGCGCTGGCGCTGCTGCGCAACGTTGTCGATGAGCTCACCGACTCCGAGCTGTCGGTGCGCCGTGGGGGCGGGACCGGCTCGATCCGGACCCAGGAGGTCATGACGGCCAACGCCCAGGCCGCCCGCTCCGCCATCGACAACGAGCCCCAGGGCGAGGAGGACGAGGACTCCGACGAGGGATCCTCCCCCCACGCCGGTATGCGCACCGTCTCCCTGCCCATCGGCTCCATCGGTCCGGACGCCAAGGGCAGGACCCGTGCGCTGTCGCGCAAGGCCCTGGCGGCCGACTCCCAGAAGACCACCGCCGTCCCCACCCGGCAACGAGGTATCAGCGGCCTCAACCGCCGCACCGCCGTCATCGTCGGGCTGCTGGCCGTGGCCGGAACCGGGGCGGGTGCCACCTGGTACCTGACGGCGGGCCCGGGGCGACGGGTAGCCGTCCCCGACATCATCGGCATGTCGCAGGACGAGGCGCAGCTCGCCCTGGAGAAGCAGGGACTCAACTGGGGTACGCCGGCCCGGGCCTACTCCGACACGGTGCCGGCCGGCAAGGTCATCTCCTGCCAGCCGAAGGTTGGCCAGAAGGTGGGGCTGAGCCACACCGTCACCGTCGTCATCTCCCGGGGCGTGGAGACCAAGACGGTTCCCGACGTCGTCGGAAAGACCAAGGATCAGGCCGGCTCCGCGATCAAGGCGGCGGGTCTGACCCTGGGGGACGTCACCGAGGAGTACTCCGCCAGCGTCGCCTCGGGCAAGGTGATCTCCTCTGATCCCAAGGCCGGCAAGGTCATCGAGCACAGCTCGAAGATCTCGATCGTGGTCTCCAAGGGCAAGGAGCCGGCCACGATCCCCGACGTGACCGGCAAGAGCGAGGACGAGGCCAAGAAGACCCTGGAGGACGCCGGGCTCAAGAAGGGCAAGGTCAGTCAGGACTACTCCGACTCCGTGGCCAAGGGGAGGGTCATCTCCTCCTCCCCCATCGCCGGGGCCTCGGGCTACTACAAGGGCGACTCGGTGGACCTGACCGTCTCCAAGGGGCCGGAGCAGGTGACGATCCCAGACGTGACCGGCAAGAGCGAGGACGAGGCCAAGAAGACCCTGGAGGACGCCGGGCTCAAGGTGGAGGTCAACAAGCGCCTGGGCGGCCCGTTCGGAACCGTGCGCTCCACCAGCCCCGCCCCGGGCTCCAGCGTCAAGCCGGACTCCAAGGTCACCATCAACATCTTCTGA
- a CDS encoding polyprenyl synthetase family protein, whose translation MSALPAALGRVRPAVEHRLEEVLTGCHRRWQDLGQAAPELLETAENALSGGKRMRAVLGAVGYALTAAPEHRSERLTGDDAVRLGAALELYQASALVHDDLMDGADTRRGLPAAHRAFARNHDARGWLGYSQAFGANGAVLLGDLLLSLAGEEMSALAQAGASSETGDRALRNARSAFDAMTTEVALGQFLDVRSENLPLPWGQDPGAAARRMHDDALSVVRHKSARYSVRHPLIIGALLAGLDPTGPTAEQLAVFGEEIGIAFQLRDDELGVFGSPRVTGKPAGDDLREGKRTVLLALTWGRCDDAGRELLGGVLASAEATAEQIADAAVLIEDCGARAVHEEIITTHRDAGLKALERLQDEGVVSAASLADLADLADLLTHRNS comes from the coding sequence ATGAGCGCGCTGCCTGCGGCCCTGGGCCGTGTCCGTCCCGCCGTCGAGCACCGTCTGGAGGAGGTCCTGACCGGCTGCCACCGACGCTGGCAGGACCTGGGGCAGGCCGCCCCCGAGCTGCTCGAGACCGCCGAGAACGCCCTGTCCGGGGGCAAGCGCATGCGCGCCGTGCTGGGTGCGGTCGGCTACGCGCTCACCGCCGCCCCGGAGCACCGCTCCGAGCGCCTCACCGGCGACGACGCCGTCCGCCTGGGAGCGGCGCTCGAGCTCTACCAGGCCAGCGCCCTGGTCCACGACGACCTCATGGACGGGGCCGACACCCGGCGGGGCCTACCGGCGGCGCACCGAGCCTTCGCCCGAAACCACGACGCCCGCGGCTGGCTGGGATACTCACAGGCCTTCGGAGCCAACGGCGCCGTCCTGCTGGGCGACCTCCTGCTGTCGCTGGCCGGGGAGGAGATGAGCGCCCTGGCGCAGGCAGGAGCCTCCTCCGAGACCGGGGACAGGGCGCTCCGCAACGCCCGGTCCGCCTTCGACGCCATGACCACCGAGGTGGCCCTGGGCCAGTTCCTCGACGTGCGCAGTGAGAACCTGCCGCTGCCCTGGGGCCAGGACCCCGGGGCAGCGGCCCGGCGCATGCACGACGACGCCCTGTCGGTCGTGCGTCACAAGTCGGCCCGCTACTCGGTGCGCCACCCGCTGATCATCGGGGCCCTCCTGGCCGGCCTGGACCCCACCGGCCCGACCGCTGAGCAGCTGGCCGTCTTCGGCGAGGAGATCGGTATCGCCTTCCAGCTGCGCGACGACGAGCTGGGCGTCTTCGGCTCACCACGGGTCACCGGCAAGCCGGCAGGAGACGATCTGCGCGAGGGCAAGCGCACGGTGCTGCTGGCCCTGACCTGGGGCCGCTGCGACGACGCCGGCCGGGAGCTGCTCGGAGGCGTGCTGGCCAGCGCCGAGGCCACGGCGGAGCAGATCGCCGACGCTGCGGTTCTCATCGAGGACTGCGGCGCACGCGCCGTCCACGAGGAGATCATCACCACCCACCGCGACGCCGGTCTCAAGGCGCTGGAGCGGCTCCAGGACGAGGGCGTGGTGAGTGCCGCATCACTGGCGGACCTGGCGGACCTGGCGGACCTGCTGACGCACCGAAACTCCTGA
- a CDS encoding RNA polymerase sigma factor has protein sequence MASSTVTRSRAELTDDVDETTLDDEDFDLDDEGDDDTDDSDYDDEDFDDSDEDDSDDEDEDSDEDEDQEDDDSETQVVQDDDGPAPELRDYYLDVSLEENGDGSKRSPFNNPASLKGVRLAPGATLFVRSRTIVENLEIAGHGTLEEPITLAPYGHGPVPRFVIGDSAPMVARDYLAQNGYIFRGWVIKGIKMQPSIAALTGELERMRREEAEKAASKKSGKRGKSQDKDGSFTVSDSDEGDEPAQRVVTAGATADPVKDYLKQIGKVALLNAEQEVELAKRIEAGLYAEHRLAEEGNDLPAKLRRELHWVAQDGQRAKNHLLEANLRLVVSLAKRYTGRGMLFLDLIQEGNLGLIRAVEKFDYTKGFKFSTYATWWIRQAITRAMADQARTIRIPVHMVEVINKLARVQRQMLQDLGREPTPEELAVELDMTPEKVVEVQKYGREPISLHTPLGEDGDSEFGDLIEDSEAVVPADAVSFTLLQEQLHAVLDTLSEREAGVVSMRFGLTDGQPKTLDEIGKVYGVTRERIRQIESKTMSKLRHPSRSQVLRDYLD, from the coding sequence GTGGCTTCTTCCACAGTGACGCGCTCCCGCGCCGAGCTCACTGACGACGTCGACGAGACCACGCTCGACGATGAGGACTTCGACCTCGACGACGAAGGAGACGACGACACCGACGACTCCGACTACGACGATGAGGACTTCGACGACTCCGACGAGGACGACTCTGACGATGAGGATGAGGACTCCGACGAGGATGAGGACCAGGAGGACGACGACTCGGAGACGCAGGTCGTCCAGGACGATGACGGCCCCGCCCCCGAGCTGCGCGACTACTACCTGGACGTGAGCCTGGAGGAGAACGGCGACGGCTCCAAGCGCAGCCCCTTCAACAACCCCGCATCGCTCAAGGGTGTCCGGCTGGCCCCCGGGGCGACGCTCTTCGTGCGCTCGCGCACGATCGTGGAGAACCTGGAGATCGCCGGGCACGGCACCCTGGAGGAGCCCATCACCCTGGCGCCCTACGGCCACGGCCCGGTGCCCCGGTTCGTCATCGGTGACTCCGCCCCGATGGTGGCGCGCGACTACCTGGCCCAGAACGGTTACATCTTCCGCGGCTGGGTCATCAAGGGCATCAAGATGCAGCCCTCGATCGCGGCCCTGACCGGTGAGCTCGAGCGCATGCGCCGGGAGGAGGCGGAGAAGGCCGCCTCCAAGAAGTCCGGCAAGCGCGGCAAGTCCCAGGACAAGGACGGCTCCTTCACGGTCTCCGACTCCGACGAGGGCGATGAGCCCGCCCAGCGGGTCGTCACCGCCGGCGCCACCGCGGACCCGGTCAAGGACTACCTCAAGCAGATCGGTAAGGTCGCGCTGCTGAACGCCGAGCAGGAGGTCGAGCTCGCCAAGCGCATCGAGGCCGGCCTCTACGCCGAGCACCGCCTGGCCGAGGAGGGCAACGACCTGCCGGCCAAGCTGCGCCGCGAGCTGCACTGGGTGGCCCAGGACGGTCAGCGCGCCAAGAACCACCTCCTGGAGGCCAACCTGCGACTGGTGGTCTCCCTGGCCAAGCGCTACACGGGCCGCGGCATGCTCTTCCTGGACCTTATCCAGGAGGGCAACCTGGGCCTCATCCGCGCCGTCGAGAAGTTCGACTACACCAAGGGCTTCAAGTTCTCCACCTACGCCACCTGGTGGATCCGTCAGGCCATCACCCGCGCCATGGCGGACCAGGCCCGCACCATCCGCATCCCGGTGCACATGGTCGAGGTCATCAACAAGCTCGCCCGCGTGCAGCGCCAGATGCTCCAGGACCTGGGCCGTGAGCCCACCCCGGAGGAGCTGGCCGTCGAGCTGGACATGACCCCGGAGAAGGTGGTCGAGGTCCAGAAGTACGGGCGTGAGCCGATCTCCCTGCACACGCCCCTGGGTGAGGACGGCGACTCCGAGTTCGGTGACCTCATTGAGGACTCCGAGGCCGTGGTGCCCGCCGACGCGGTGAGCTTCACCCTCCTTCAGGAGCAGCTGCACGCCGTGCTGGACACCCTCTCGGAGCGTGAGGCCGGTGTCGTCTCCATGCGCTTCGGCCTGACCGACGGCCAGCCCAAGACCCTCGACGAGATCGGCAAGGTCTACGGGGTCACTCGCGAGCGCATCCGCCAGATCGAGTCCAAGACCATGTCCAAGCTGCGCCACCCCTCGCGCAGCCAGGTCCTGCGCGACTACCTGGACTGA
- the thiM gene encoding hydroxyethylthiazole kinase yields the protein MHWDTSTPVALEAVRRHAPLVSCITNSVVTNVTANVLLALGVAPAMVDITGEAGSFARDASALLINLGTPQPEQRSAAREAVAAANDAGTPWVLDPVAIGTLAHRTGLARELVAHGPGAVRGNASEILVLAGAGSGGRGVEATDDVEAALAPACDLARRHGCVVAVSGPVNLVSDGERVVRVRGGSALLTRMTGGGCALGAVTAAFLGAGRKEGLDSLSAVVAAHAVYSAAAERAAARSAGPGSFQPAFLDALYTLETGDLHTVTISTASAAAGEPA from the coding sequence ATGCACTGGGACACGTCTACCCCGGTGGCGCTGGAGGCGGTACGCCGCCACGCCCCACTGGTCTCCTGCATCACCAACTCGGTGGTCACCAACGTCACCGCCAACGTCCTCCTGGCACTGGGTGTGGCTCCCGCCATGGTGGACATCACCGGGGAGGCGGGGTCCTTCGCCCGGGACGCCTCCGCGCTGCTCATCAACCTCGGCACGCCTCAGCCCGAGCAGCGCTCCGCTGCCCGCGAGGCCGTCGCAGCGGCGAACGACGCCGGTACGCCGTGGGTCCTCGACCCGGTGGCCATCGGAACGCTCGCGCACCGCACCGGCCTCGCCCGTGAGCTGGTCGCCCACGGGCCGGGCGCCGTGAGAGGCAACGCCTCGGAGATCCTCGTCCTGGCAGGCGCCGGCAGCGGAGGGCGGGGCGTCGAGGCCACCGACGACGTCGAGGCGGCACTTGCTCCGGCATGCGACCTGGCCCGTCGCCACGGCTGCGTCGTGGCGGTCTCCGGTCCCGTTAACCTGGTCAGCGACGGTGAGCGCGTCGTCCGGGTCCGGGGTGGATCCGCGTTGCTGACCCGGATGACCGGAGGCGGCTGCGCCCTGGGGGCAGTGACCGCGGCCTTCCTCGGGGCGGGCCGGAAGGAGGGACTGGACAGCCTGAGCGCCGTCGTGGCCGCGCACGCCGTCTACAGCGCGGCCGCCGAGCGAGCCGCAGCCCGATCGGCCGGCCCCGGCTCCTTCCAGCCCGCCTTCCTCGACGCCCTGTACACCCTGGAGACGGGAGACCTGCACACCGTCACCATCAGCACCGCCAGTGCCGCAGCGGGAGAACCGGCATGA
- the thiE gene encoding thiamine phosphate synthase, with amino-acid sequence MSAALDLSVYLVTDEDQCRSRGRDVVRTVEAAVDGGVTCVQLRAKNSDGGPFLTQVLGVVEAVGDQVPVIINDRVDVFLAARETGARVAGVHLGQSDLPAATARRLIGQDAYLGLSAATPDELRTAQEQGACDYVGIGVVRDTATKAGAPRSLGIDGVVRMAALTGLPAVAIGGVTVADLPALRAGGLDGVAVVSAICAAEDPRRAAAALRTAWDEGDWR; translated from the coding sequence ATGAGCGCCGCGCTGGACCTGTCGGTCTACCTCGTCACCGATGAGGACCAGTGCCGCTCGCGCGGACGAGATGTCGTTCGGACCGTTGAGGCGGCCGTTGACGGGGGAGTCACCTGTGTCCAGCTGCGTGCCAAGAACTCCGACGGCGGCCCCTTCCTGACCCAGGTGCTGGGCGTGGTCGAGGCCGTGGGTGATCAGGTCCCCGTCATCATCAACGACCGCGTCGACGTCTTCCTGGCCGCGCGCGAGACGGGTGCGCGGGTGGCCGGCGTCCACCTCGGCCAGTCCGACCTGCCCGCCGCCACCGCACGCCGTCTCATCGGGCAGGACGCCTACCTCGGGCTGTCGGCCGCGACTCCCGACGAATTGCGCACCGCCCAGGAGCAGGGGGCCTGCGACTACGTCGGGATCGGCGTCGTCCGTGACACGGCCACCAAAGCCGGTGCCCCGAGGAGCCTGGGCATCGACGGCGTCGTGCGCATGGCCGCCCTGACCGGTCTGCCGGCGGTGGCCATCGGTGGTGTCACGGTCGCCGACCTGCCGGCCCTGCGCGCGGGAGGCCTGGACGGAGTCGCCGTCGTCTCAGCCATCTGCGCGGCCGAGGACCCACGGCGCGCCGCTGCCGCACTGCGGACCGCCTGGGACGAAGGAGACTGGCGATGA
- the thiD gene encoding bifunctional hydroxymethylpyrimidine kinase/phosphomethylpyrimidine kinase: MSRSQLRSATITALTIAGSDPSGGAGIQADLKTMSALSAYGMSVITALTAQSTRGVTGVHAVPADFVRLQLDTLLDDITPDATKIGMLATAGLADAVGEYLPGLSHTVLDPVMVATSGDRLLDEEAIGAVRRLCTKADLITPNLHEAAVLLNEEPAASLGELRTQARRLTDLGAQRVLVKGGHLAGGAGDASGADDAVDVYVDGDVVRILRGHRVATGSTHGTGCTLSSAIASLRPRRETWSEAVRDAKAYLTGAIEHADSLGIGHGHGPVHHFYRAWIQSGW; this comes from the coding sequence ATGAGCCGCTCACAGCTCCGCTCGGCGACCATCACCGCCCTGACGATCGCCGGCTCCGACCCCAGCGGCGGTGCCGGTATCCAGGCCGACCTGAAGACCATGAGCGCGCTCAGTGCTTACGGGATGAGCGTGATCACGGCTCTGACCGCCCAGTCGACGCGCGGCGTGACGGGCGTGCACGCCGTGCCCGCCGACTTCGTGCGCCTCCAGCTGGACACGCTGCTGGACGACATCACCCCCGATGCCACCAAGATCGGCATGCTGGCCACCGCCGGGCTGGCCGACGCCGTGGGGGAGTACCTGCCCGGGCTCTCTCACACGGTTCTCGATCCGGTCATGGTCGCCACCTCCGGGGACCGCCTCCTGGATGAGGAGGCGATCGGGGCCGTGCGCCGCCTGTGCACCAAGGCCGATCTCATCACCCCCAATCTCCATGAGGCGGCGGTCCTGCTGAATGAGGAGCCCGCGGCGAGCCTCGGCGAGCTGCGTACCCAGGCGCGGCGCCTGACGGATCTGGGCGCGCAGCGGGTGCTGGTCAAGGGCGGCCACCTCGCCGGTGGCGCGGGTGACGCGAGTGGCGCGGACGATGCTGTTGACGTCTACGTCGATGGTGACGTTGTCAGGATCCTCCGGGGCCACCGCGTGGCGACGGGTAGCACCCATGGCACGGGCTGCACGCTGTCCTCCGCCATCGCCTCGCTACGACCGCGCAGGGAGACCTGGTCAGAGGCGGTGCGGGACGCCAAGGCCTACCTCACCGGCGCCATCGAGCACGCCGACTCCCTGGGCATCGGGCACGGGCACGGGCCCGTCCACCATTTCTACCGAGCCTGGATCCAATCCGGATGGTAA
- a CDS encoding trypsin-like serine peptidase, whose translation MRSTSICSRRRTALLTVLVLMAAGLVPLPLLAAPAHGADPGQGGGAGAASTAVTAPTSFGKSAETIPEERPAAETSHEADQDVLGYWTHERMAAAKPLDTDAADDPAQERPAAADGDGDSASSTDPAGMTEPAAPSADGGATPTARAKGKLFFNGYGVDNAYCSASVLNTPSRSVVITAAHCVYSSAEGWAKDAVFVPDYDRTQADPDPVGVWTARSIRVFDSWRADQTDYRNDVAYVTLNDGGDASKPVVDVVGGHGLAWGGSYVFHATIFGYPNNKTNPDGRGTIHSCVRTTEESEGKVRTEGCDFGFGASGGPWLYRYDEATGLGYVRSLTALWRPLGGVNRGPYFTEAVKTMLDATAGD comes from the coding sequence ATGAGAAGTACATCCATTTGTTCACGCAGGAGAACAGCTCTCCTCACTGTCCTCGTGCTGATGGCGGCGGGACTGGTTCCCCTGCCGCTGCTCGCTGCGCCGGCTCATGGCGCGGACCCCGGACAGGGCGGTGGTGCAGGGGCTGCCTCAACGGCGGTGACCGCACCCACCAGCTTCGGCAAGAGCGCCGAGACGATCCCCGAGGAGCGCCCGGCGGCCGAGACGAGTCATGAGGCCGACCAGGATGTCCTGGGGTACTGGACGCATGAGCGCATGGCCGCGGCTAAGCCCCTGGATACCGATGCCGCCGATGACCCTGCCCAGGAGCGTCCGGCGGCTGCCGACGGCGACGGGGACAGCGCCAGCTCGACGGATCCGGCCGGAATGACCGAGCCTGCTGCTCCCTCCGCTGACGGAGGCGCGACCCCGACCGCGAGAGCCAAGGGGAAGCTGTTCTTCAACGGCTACGGTGTCGACAATGCCTACTGCAGCGCCTCGGTCCTCAACACGCCCTCCAGGAGCGTTGTCATCACCGCCGCTCACTGCGTCTACAGCTCGGCGGAGGGATGGGCCAAGGATGCGGTCTTCGTCCCCGACTACGACCGCACCCAGGCCGATCCGGATCCGGTGGGAGTCTGGACGGCCCGGTCGATCCGTGTCTTCGACAGCTGGCGCGCCGACCAGACCGACTACCGCAACGACGTCGCCTACGTGACGCTCAACGACGGAGGGGACGCGAGCAAGCCGGTCGTCGACGTCGTCGGCGGCCACGGTCTGGCCTGGGGAGGCAGCTACGTCTTCCACGCCACGATCTTCGGGTATCCGAACAACAAGACGAACCCGGACGGCCGTGGCACCATTCACTCCTGCGTCAGGACCACGGAGGAGTCGGAGGGAAAGGTGAGGACCGAGGGCTGCGACTTCGGCTTCGGCGCCTCGGGAGGGCCGTGGCTCTACCGCTACGACGAGGCCACCGGGCTCGGCTACGTACGCTCATTGACCGCCCTGTGGCGGCCCCTGGGCGGAGTGAACCGCGGTCCATACTTCACCGAGGCGGTCAAGACCATGCTGGACGCGACCGCCGGAGACTGA
- a CDS encoding arginase family protein: MVHARTALAQSDTLRLVWPQWQGAGQSSVRHLLPELPDEEARDVYALGTRVLTALLPEHTGPTEIVPVSDEPADEEARVTEGTESRAQVLAGIRDAREAIAHHDAPRILTLGGDCSVSVAPFTELAARYGQELAVVWIDSHPDIGTAHSRYPGYHAMAVSHIIGTGDREVLDELAAFVSPTRVALAGLHSWTEDDYPNIAKWGLHAFSPADLRESTTPLLTWLEATGCSRVAIHLDVGTVDADEVRLRLGYDRGGLSMAQTNRVIKDLGQAADVVGLTIAEYVPRQVVALTHLLEGLPLL, translated from the coding sequence ATGGTTCACGCACGCACTGCCCTCGCCCAGTCCGACACCCTCCGTCTCGTCTGGCCCCAGTGGCAGGGGGCGGGACAGTCCTCAGTGCGCCACCTGCTTCCCGAGCTGCCCGATGAGGAGGCGCGAGACGTCTATGCGCTGGGGACTCGGGTGCTCACGGCGCTCCTACCTGAGCACACCGGTCCCACGGAGATCGTCCCTGTCAGCGACGAACCCGCCGATGAGGAGGCGCGGGTCACCGAAGGCACGGAGTCGCGCGCCCAGGTCCTGGCCGGGATCCGCGATGCCCGAGAGGCCATCGCCCACCACGACGCTCCCAGAATCCTCACCCTGGGCGGGGACTGCTCTGTATCTGTCGCCCCCTTCACCGAGCTCGCCGCCCGCTACGGGCAGGAGCTGGCCGTTGTCTGGATCGACTCCCACCCGGATATCGGCACCGCGCACTCCCGGTACCCCGGCTACCACGCCATGGCGGTCTCCCACATCATCGGCACTGGCGACCGCGAGGTTCTGGACGAGCTGGCGGCCTTCGTCTCCCCGACCCGAGTGGCCCTGGCGGGTCTGCACTCCTGGACCGAGGACGACTACCCGAACATCGCGAAGTGGGGACTGCACGCCTTCAGCCCCGCCGATCTGCGCGAGTCGACGACGCCCCTGCTGACATGGCTGGAAGCCACCGGGTGCAGCCGCGTGGCCATCCACCTCGATGTCGGCACCGTGGATGCCGACGAGGTCCGCCTGAGGCTGGGATACGACCGCGGCGGCCTGAGCATGGCCCAGACCAACCGCGTGATCAAGGATCTGGGGCAGGCGGCCGACGTCGTCGGGCTGACGATCGCCGAGTACGTGCCCCGGCAGGTCGTCGCCCTCACCCACCTCCTGGAGGGGCTGCCGCTCCTGTGA